In the genome of Fusarium graminearum PH-1 chromosome 2, whole genome shotgun sequence, the window TCACGAGTGCAAGGCACGTACCAGACACGCCCAGCAAGGCTGGTCCCACGTTTTCGTCTGGAGGCAGCGGGTTCGGCGGTTCCACTGTGGCCATGGCTTAAGGGAAAATGTATGAGGAgggggaaaagaaaagcgCGAGAGAGGGGAGGATCAGCAAGATAAGATCAGACTAGATATCTCGGCAGTGACAGGTCAACCCATGTTTAAGTAAACCAAACGCAGTAGTTCGTGTGGGGGAACTGTCACTGACTTGAGACGGCTTGCTCGGATGAGTCTAGCCATGAAAGGACTTCTGCGTCTAGGGGGCTTGATGAAGAGGTAATTACCTAGGTGACCTTGATGGCGTTCTGGACCTGCATGGTTTAATTGACGGCGATTCGTCAAGGTAGCCTTTGTCTTGAGCTCCTGCTGAATGAAGTCAAGACTCCAACCATGCTTGCTGTTATTATGTTGTTTCTGGAATACGTCTAGTGATGATAACATAACGGCGTGATCCACTGAAGAGTTTGTCAGGATTCACAACATGCATGATCTGATATTGGGCCGCGATACAAGTTTGGATTGCCCTGCAGCACGGGTCCAGGTGTCTCCGTTGTCAGAATGTTTGATTCGTTACAGAACCTCAAGACCCTGTAGATAACCCCCTAGTCCCTGGGGCTGAGGAAACCCTATTACTGTTTAGCGAGCGTTGGCAGGTTTTAAGGTTCGGCGGTTCCAACGATGGTCCCATATTAGTTCCATTTTCAGGGCTCTTGGCCGACCCTTGCCCATGTTGGTTCTATAGGTCTGAAGGGACTAGATATAGAGGGAGAAGAAATAACTCAACACAACCCTTCGGGAACCCATATATACCCAGATATCGACTGATCAATTAATTAAGTCTCTTGCATTAATCGTACCGTAGCCAAGCAATTTGCTCTGCCGAGCGCCGGGTAACTGGAGCTCGCTCCGCCTCGGCTGTCAATGCGAGCATCAAATAATTAAACCTCTCATGTTCAATGCTACCCCAAACCAGCAAGGGTAGGAATTCATTTGATAATGAATAAATGGTTAGGTCTTTCCGTATTCCCGTTCTCTTGACCGCGATCGTTGTAGTGCATATTCTTGGTGGCCCAGCCCATCTATCCCTAACACTCgttttttccccttctctcttttgccCGCGCTCGTTACCATGCTTGTCAAACCCCAGTTGTGGCTTGCctttgctgcagctgcagtcGCGGCTCCGTCTCAAGATGCCTATGACTATGTAAGTCTCACTCGGGTTATTATGAAACCCGTGCCCGCTTTGTCCTTTCCACAATCTAACTTTAATTTCTCCGGTCAGATTGTCGTCGGAGGCGGCACCGCAGGAGTAGCCGTCGCTGCTCGCCTTAGCGAAGGCCTCCCATCCTCCAAAatcctcctcatcgaggCTGGTCCCGCTGCACTTGACGAGCCAAAGATCAATGTCCCCGGTCTCAAGGGTACGACCTTGGGCACAAAGTACGATTGGAACTTCACCACCGTTCCCCAGACTGGCGCCAATGACAGAGTCTGGCCCATCAACCGAGGCAAGGTCTTGGGCGGAAGCTCCGCTCTCAACCTCATGACATACGATCGCGCTTCCGCTGCCGAATATGATAGCTGGGAAGCCTTGGGCAACCCAGGATGGAACTGGAAGACCATGATTAaggccatgatgaagtcCGAGACCTTCACTGGTAAGAACACTGCTACATATGGCTCCAAGGGTGTCGGCGACAGTGGTCCTGTACAGGCTGTCGTCAATCGCGTCATCCCCAagcatcaagagtcatggaTTCCCACTCTGAACAAGCTTGGTATCCGAAAGAACCTCGAATCCCTCGGAGGTGATCCGCTTGGTGTCATGTATCAGCCAAGCAGCATTGACCCTGCCAACTACAAACGATCATACAGCGCTAATGCTTATGACGAGATCTCTGGCTCCAACCTTGAGATTGCTACTGATACCACCgtgaccaagatcaacctgaGTGCTCCCAAGGGCAAAAAGAAGGCTATCGCTACCGGTGTCACTCTTGCTGATGGAACTATCATCAAAGCTAGCCGTGAGGTTATCCTCTCCGCTGGGTCCATCCAAAGCCCGCCATTGCTCGAGCAGTCTGGCATCGGAAGCAAATCCGTCCTCGCAGCTGCTAGCATCAAGCAGATTATCGACCTTCCCGGTGTTGGCGAGAACCTTCAAGATCACCTTCGTATCATGAGTTCATACCAACTCAAGCCGCAGTTCACTTCCattgacatcttcaagagCAATGCTACATTTGCCGCGGAACAAATGGCGCTTTGGAACGCTGGCAAGCAATCCCTGTACGACTACACTGGCAGTGCATACACCTTTTCCACCTGGAAGCAGGCCCTTGGCAGCAATGCCAAACTGCTCTCTCTTGCTAAGGAGGCTGTTGCGAAGGATGGCAGcaaggtcgacaagaagaagctcgattTCTTCAAGGATTCCTCAGTCCCCCAGGTCGAGGTCATCTTCTCTGATGGATACACCGGTGTCAAAGGTTACCCTGCTGCTACATCGCCTCTCTTTGGAAAGGGCTTCGTCTCTCTTATCGCTGTCGTCATGCATCCTCTTAGCCGTGGCAGCGTCCACATCAACCCTTCTGACCCCGCTGGcaagcccatcatcaaccccaactATCTCAGCCATGCTCATGACGTCGAGGCTGTCACCCAAGCTGTAAAGTACAACCGCAAGATCGCAAACACTGAGCCTATGCGCTCTATTTGGGATGATGAGTACGAACCTGGCTTGGATGTCAAGACCGATGAGCAGCTCAAGGCGTATGCTCTTCGCACTACACTCAGCATCTTCCACCCAACTGGAACATGTGCTATGCTCCCCAAGAACGATGGCGGCGTTGTTGACGCCAAGCTGAAGGTGTATGGAACTGAGAACCTTCGCGTTGTTGATGCTAGCATCATGCCACTATTGATCTCAGCGCACATCCAGACAGCTGTATATGGTATTGCCGAGAGGGCTGCTGAGTTTATCATCGCAGCTGCCAAGTAGACTGCCACCAGAAGTTATTAGACTTAATGTTTATATAGTAATAATTTATGTATGCAAGTACTACATATAACGCAAACTTTGTACCGCCAAGGCAGCTGGAGGAACTCTGCTATCAAACAGTCCTCCTAGCGGTGTTGTGCGCGCGCGCCCTTGTGACCAATCAAGCTTGATGCCGCTGCTTACTATCCCAGCGCTCTGGGTCATCAAGTCAGGACATCCCGAACCGCGCGTGAGGCTCTCTGTGCTTTCGATCACTAAGCAAAGACATACGTATTTTGTGCTTCTAAACCTGAACACAACTTAAACGCGCGCGCGGAAGGGTGTGATTTGTAAGTCGATTAGAAATACGTTCACAGTTCGAGACTTTGGCTGTTGGGGTCTGGCATCAATAAGGCCTCTATAGTTATTTAAAGGATTCGATGGTCAACAATAACAGCCCTTCTTTGTTACAATCATTGCCTCTATCAAACACCACATTATCTGTTCTTTCTTCAAACAGTTTAGATACAATGGCGACCACGAAGAATATCGCGCTTATCACAACGAGCACCAGAACCCCTAGGGTAGGCCCAAAGATCGCCAGCCTAGTTCAAGAGATTATCACCGGCGATGCAGGCGCGTCTCAACAGACTAAAATCACGTCCGTGGATGTCGCAGATTTCAACCTCCCTGTCTTTGACGAAACGATAATGCCAGCTCTGGTCCCTTCAAAGGGAAATTTCACCAAGCCTCATGCGATAGCCTGGAGCAGTGAGATTGCAAAGTACGATGGATACATCTTTGTCATTCCTGAGTACAACCACGGGCTTGCTGGCGGCACCAAGAACGCCATTGATTACCTGTACAACGAATGGGTTGGTAAAGGTGTCGCAGTTATTAGCTATGGTATCTTTGGAGGGAAATCGGCCAATGAGCAGCTCAACCATGTACTAAAGGGTATGAAACTTCAGGTGACTGAGACCAGTCCTGCTCTAGCCTTTCGTGACAACGTTGGCCCGGACTTGTGGTTGGCAGGGGCGGGTGATCTTGGCGAGGACACAAAAAAGGACATTATTGCCCAGAGCCCAGAGATTCTCAAAGCTTTtgtggagttgaaggatttgATGAACAAGGAATCATCAGCAGAGACTTAGAGTAGATGACCAGACAGTATATCACAGACCCCCTTCAGTGGCTTGAATTCTTCTTGCTCAGGATGAATGACGATGTACCTTAGCATGTGCAAAAGAGGAATCTAGAATTCTGGATGGGGTGTAACGATGCGGCGTCTAGGTATTTATTCGAGCAAATGCAGAGCAGTACCCAAGACCATGTATCAGCCAAAAACACCGGAAACAACCTCTTGGCTTCAACATTACGACGCAGCATACGTGTGATGAAAGCTGCAAATGAGTATCGGGAAAGGCGGCAGAGTTTGGCGCAGTCAGTTGGTATGTGGGCTCAGGGCTTAGAACCAttcctcagggtatcagaaaagttggccgcttagagcataagagacgaaattaataggacatcttatgctactaaagCTGGagcctttaggctatttatttttgcgccctaagacttgggatgtcaacttttctgctacccagtagtCATTACCTGTTAAAATACGCCCGTCCGTTGGTGGTTTCTGTATGACAGGAATGGAGGCGCAAAGCTTGTGTCTCACTTTGGGTTTCGTGGCAGGTAGATCATCGCGCTGCCCCTTTCGTTCCCGTGGATCCCTTCGCTTTTTGTTTTATTCCCATCATTGTTGTGTCGTGGTCATGCAAACCGCAACATCTTAATCACAACGTGATCCTATTTCCAGCCGTTATATTACCGACCCAACAGCTTCAGCCGTAAATATGATCACGGATCCGCGAGGCGGGGAAGTTATTGTGCGAGATATTCCTGTCCTTGATACAATAGGAATCACTGACACTTCCGTGTAGGCTGTGCAATGgactcttctttccatcgcctTTGGGGTCATTCTGGCCCGACTTTACTTGCGGATCATATTGCAGAGACGACGACTTCTCGCAAGCGACTTGTTAATGTGCGCCGGATGGTGTACATCTTGCATAACGGCATGCTTTGACATTCACTTCTATAAGATGGGCGTGATGCAAAAGGGTGTCACACTAGGGTTGGTCGGATTCGAAGGAACAGCCGAAGAGGCCTCGGAGTTTCTCAAGGTACGCAAGCAACTATCCATTCTGAAGGACTCAAACTGACATGAGACGAAAGTTCTACCACGTTACTGATTATACCTTTCATTCAACATTCTACTTATCAAAAGCAGCTCTACTGTGTGTATACCTACAAGTATTTCCCGAATTTATGGTAAAACGGCGACAATTTCTATGGGCTGTCATTGCGTTCGTCGCTGCGTCTTTCACCGCAGTAATGCTGCTGCTCACAGTTTCGTGCTTGCCTACATGGAGATGGTGGTTCGTCCAAACTCTGTGGATTGCTGGCCCCTCTTACCTGCTAACTTGAACCTTGAAGGGCCTTGACGGAAGAGGGCTGCCCGATTCAAACCCTCAAGATGATATTCCAAATTGCGTGGGCCCTGAATATTACAGGGGATATCCTGAGTGAGAACACCATACTCTTGTTCGCTGAGAGTAACTGCTAACTTTGTGATGGCTCAAGTATTCATATTGCCATGGCTAGTCGTTCCCGAGCTTACACTGAGGCCGAGACTGAGATACAGTCTGTACGCTAcctttggtcttggtatcatcAATATCTCATTTACCATCGTCCGCTTTGCATTGATACAGAAGTACGGAGCAGATCTGGTTATCACAATCACTCTAGTGGGTAagtcatcaatcaatcaacctcCGATATACACGATTGTGAACTAAGATCCTTTCAAGAGCTATGGAGTTTTATGGATTCCTGTGTCGGCTTGATAATTGCATGTCTTCCATCGTTGCGACCCTACTTCAACTGGAAGGAAAAGATTCAATATTACGGAAACTACAGCAAGGATAGCAAAGCAGACTCGCAGAAGCCAATCATGTCATCAAATCCCGATACAGTAGACCAGCCGGCCAATGCATATATGAGTATACAGGTGCAACGTACGTTTTCAGTTGCATGACGAGGATAGATGGGATGGAATGATATCATATACGTACGTGGGGTTCTACACGGAGTCTAGGTTTCCAATACTTCTTGATAATTAATTATGGACTGAGCCGTCTTTATTATTTATACAAACTTTTATTTCTCATGTCAGGATTGTCACTCTGTAAGATTATCGAAGTGCTACGGAAGAAAACTGATGAGTTTAGAAGAGCAAGAAAGCCGGGCAAGCCGACTGAGGTTGTATATTCATTGAAAATGAAGTTATGTACATTGAAATAGAGACAGGTCCTGCGTGAAGTCCAGCTACAAGTCCAGCCTAATAACCATAAAGCCTTGGTCAAAGGTCCTTCCGGGAATTCATATTCACATCTTGAGAGTAACCAGCCAATTGACATTGGTCTTCAGCTCCAAAGACTCCGGAAACTGATCATGCTATCGAAGCATTTATCCAGAGACAGTCATGGTAGCCTGGCCAGAGCTCTGGTAACCCTCAACAGCAAGGATCTGGTAGTCGTGGCTTCCGAGGCGGAGACCAGCCTGGGCCCAGGCGTTGAAGTGAGCACCGGTGTTGACGGATCCGCTGGATCGTTTGTTGCGGCGGACGGACCAGTACTGCTGGAAGGTCTTGCAGTCACCCTCGATGGAAGGAGCACAGTTGCGAGTGCTGACAGCAATGTCGTAGATGGATCCATCGATGTTGatctcacccttcttctgAGCACCGGAAGAGGGGTTGTAGGTGCCGAAGTTCTCGACGATGTAGTACTCAACGAGAGGGTTGCGGGTCCAGCCGTAAACAGCGAGGTAGCTGTTGCCGTTGGGGCGGTAGTCACCAGAGTACTTGATGGTGCTGAAGGGATGGTTAGCAAAAGTTCTATATGGACTAGTTTATGATGGTATCTTACCGAGCAGCACCGGGGTTCCATCCCTTACCACCGACGTGGTTACCACGGTTGCCGTTCCAGTTCATGCTGAACTGACCACCGTTGCCGTTGGTGTAGGTGACAGCGCTGGGGGTATCGGTCCAGAAGGAGAAGTAAAAGCCATTGTTGACACCAGTTGTAGGGCTGGTgcgcttctcaagaagaccggAAGGAGGCTGagcatcaaccttggtaGGGTTGGGAGCAGCGACGGCGCCAGTGACGGCCGAGACAGCGGCGAGAAGGTAGGTGAAGGAGACCATTTTGACTGTGATGCGCTTGAAGACTGTggcttgaagttgatggagaaggcagaagtttgaagaaagaggatCGACGTGTGAATTTATATCTCGAGGTAACTTCACTGcacccttggacttgttggCGATAATCTGGTGGAGACGAATGATAATGTGCCCACTATGGACAAGAACCTGCTCACGATCGGGTTCTCGATCTTCATTTTGCCGGCGATATTACATGAAGGCAAAGTAAGGGATCATCGATATGCGTGGTCAACTGGCTGACGATGTTGATTAGTGGGTCGATAGGATGCCGGGATAGTACAAGCAGAGATGGGACTCATCTCCGGGTTTATGAAACGTGCTAACTAAAATGCGTCGCTTTATCCGGTCTAGGTGCAACTGCGGAGGGTCAGGCCTCCGAGGCGTCCCATTTAGGCCAAGAATGAGTCTTGAAGGGGAAGATGGGACCACATGGCACCAATGCGGAGAGCTCATGATAGAGAACCCGTTTTTTTGTTCCAGGGCGGGAGGTAGCATTGACTACCGAAGCATTGAACAAGGGTGCCAAGTAAGGCCTTGTTATTACGCAGGGGAAACTGGGGATCATGTTTATTCAGGCTAATTCATTGCTCAATTCCCGAATGTTCTGTTTGTTTCAGAACAATCATTGTCGAGGTTAGGCCTAGATGCTCCTTAATTGTTGTGCAGGGTCAGTGTGTGTGCAAAGCAGTCCAGACTTGTCTTATAACCTGCTACGTGTGGCTTGCTCACTGCCAAAGCATAGACTCCTGTGGTGTAGCATTGATTGGTGCATTTATTCACTTGATATACCCGGTTAATTTACTGACTTGAATACGCTAACGTCGTATGCTAGAGTTACCTGTCAATTTAATAACCGAAAGGTCGCACACAGACTCTGAGAGTCTGACCGCTCTCCCCTGGGCCAATTGATTCGCCATCAGGTCCGGCTAAATTCGCTGCATTGAAACACCGCCAAGTCTAATGCAACTCCCGGGCTTGAAGGCGATGCATGGATCGCGGGGAAGATGCCAACCTCTTAACATGATAATAGAAGCTGGAAAAAGAGATATTGAATAACACACGAATCAATGCGCATCGGCATTCACTTCAGGCACAATCCTAGAAAAGCCAAAAGTCAAAAGTCATTCGACAAATTTGTCATAGAAAAGGCCTATATCGTTCTTCGGTAGAACCATCACCGTCCTACCAAGAACGGCGACGCCTTCATATTGCCAACTACCAGCCTAAACCatcacatacgaccaaagctCGtagaaaatacgggatcccgtccgctctcccatagtcaagctgcgaagcgctggattagtagttgggtcggtgacgaccagcgaatccccggtgttgtatgttctttttgcttttgtcttTATGAGGTTGCAGTGCAGTTGCGTCTGTTTCACTGTGGACGGAAGACTGGTGATAATTACCACAAAAATCTTGTCATGGTAGGACATGTttatgcttctttttcttttgttccaATTGCAACGCGATTGGCCAAGAAACCAGCAGCAACTTAGTAGAGTTAATTTTGATGATGTCACAAATAGTGACTGGTAGCACGAATCCCTCCTACTATTTTCCATAGGTGCGTTGTTGACATACGACCTTGTTGCCATAGCTTGGTGGTGGAGTAATAACAAGATAATCCCTAATGATAGTGGTACTCGGTATCCTCGGCGGAATGGAAAGGCGGGTATTAGCACAACGTCACATTGGCAGACCCTGCAACGGGCTTTTGTCATCTGTTCTTTCGCACAGTTCCTCAAGGTTAAGACATAAAGTTGGTTAAGCATGGAATCATTAGTTTTGGCGTCTATCCCTGGTAACATCGTGCCGATGGAAGCCATGTTGACCTTTTTCAAGAATAAAGTGGATCGAACACGATGCCTGTATGGGACGAAACGAATCTTGATCAATTCTCGAAGGAAGAAGCCACTTGCGAAGACGATCGCCAAAGATTGCTGACACCTTTATCACACTTGGTACTTGGGGCTGTACATACACACCAAGGCAAGCTCACTAGTCAAGCATAGCTATTGCTAAGTGGCAAAGCTACTCCAATCAATGCTAGAGTAATTAGGCAGCCTCTGTGTATGAGTCAACAATATACAATTTACACGTATCTATCTCTTAAATTTACATCATACGGTTAGTGATGGCTAAGATACAGATGTAAACCCGGTCTTTTATAAATTATTTTCTTAGCCCAACAAGTCCAATATCTATTCTTTATCGTCAAAAGCTCCGCTAGAATCCAAATCCTTCGCGTGCCATTACATATCTAGGATGCCCTACCGTCTTCATAAACAAACCAGCGGCGAGCCTGCAGAAATACAAAAAGTGACATCCCACGAATTTTACCGCCCCTGCAACCACTATAGACAACGTTACTGTACCGGGTACCGAAAACCAAGACAATGTTGCACCTGCGCAGACTCAAGGCTACTACGCCCAGATGGTCGCTATCCGAGGTACATTGATGGCACAGGATGGGACCGCGATGCGCCGCGGTGGGCAGATTATTGCAACGGATGTCAGAGAGCAGAAATAGGGTACGATAGACTTCGATCGGCGATCGATATTTGTGAACATTGGAGGAAAGGGTACTGTAGCGGATATGGGGTTTGTTGTATGTGTTCAGATATTCGACCACCGTCTGATGATGGCCTCTATCCGTTATATGTTGATGGGCTTGGGTGGGTTTATGGTGCGACACGGTGGCAATTTTACTGTCAGTTTTGCAAGGATACACATGCGATGGAAGCCCAGAAGGGAGGAGCAGTTGACTAAGTTTATGATTTGTATTGGTATTAAGACTTATGCCCGTCGT includes:
- a CDS encoding endo-1,4-beta-xylanase 2 precursor, which produces MVSFTYLLAAVSAVTGAVAAPNPTKVDAQPPSGLLEKRTSPTTGVNNGFYFSFWTDTPSAVTYTNGNGGQFSMNWNGNRGNHVGGKGWNPGAARTIKYSGDYRPNGNSYLAVYGWTRNPLVEYYIVENFGTYNPSSGAQKKGEINIDGSIYDIAVSTRNCAPSIEGDCKTFQQYWSVRRNKRSSGSVNTGAHFNAWAQAGLRLGSHDYQILAVEGYQSSGQATMTVSG